A DNA window from Amphiprion ocellaris isolate individual 3 ecotype Okinawa chromosome 8, ASM2253959v1, whole genome shotgun sequence contains the following coding sequences:
- the sp5l gene encoding sp5 transcription factor-like: protein MAALTIQRTDNFLHTFLQDRTPSSSPEGAPNALSFLATTCSQAWQVGGAMGSEGSQFPYEGTVSSTSGMFQLWSNEMTPSTALSTHQMTFTVPKVQFPGHMQSGLGHHHHHPHHHHHELPLTPPAEPPSSYSFELSPVKVLSSQPQASSPYYPQHNSVGQNFPTFLQNSSARHHLSGGHAEEGQQWWSLPQTNAAPSNHPFSLGRQLVLGHQPQIAALLQGTSKGLLSSTRRCRRCKCPNCQTNGGGLELGKKRLHICHIPECGKVYKKTSHLKAHLRWHAGERPFICNWLFCGKSFTRSDELQRHLRTHTGEKRFGCQQCGKRFMRSDHLSKHVKTHQTRKSRSGQPSQSTDPLLTNIKRE from the exons ATGGCTGCGCTGACGATACAAAGGACTGACAACTTTTTGCACACCTTTTTACAG GACCGGACGCCCAGCTCCTCTCCAGAAGGAGCCCCAAACGCCCTCTCCTTCCTGGCCACCACCTGTAGCCAGGCCTGGCAGGTGGGAGGCGCTATGGGCTCAGAAGGTTCCCAGTTCCCCTACGAGGGCACTGTCAGCTCCACATCTGGAATGTTTCagctctggagcaatgaaatgACGCCCAGCACGGCCCTCAGCACCCACCAGATGACCTTCACGGTGCCCAAGGTGCAGTTCCCTGGACACATGCAGTCTGGCCTGggccatcaccatcatcaccctcatcaccaccaccatgaGCTGCCTCTCACCCCTCCAGCCGAACCACCGTCATCTTACTCGTTTGAACTCTCCCCTGTTAAAGTGCTGTCCTCACAGCCACAAGCCAGCAGCCCGTACTATCCGCAGCACAACAGTGTGGGACAAAACTTCCCCACCTTTCTCCAGAATTCCTCAGCCAGGCATCACCTATCTGGAGGCCATGCGGAGGAAGGGCAGCAGTGGTGGAGCCTACCCCAAACCAACGCCGCTCCTTCCAACCATCCCTTCTCCCTGGGCAGACAGCTAGTCTTGGGTCACCAGCCGCAGATAGCTGCCCTTCTGCAAGGAACCTCCAAGGGTCTGCTGAGCTCCACGCGCCGCTGCCGACGCTGCAAATGCCCCAACTGCCAGACGAATGGCGGTGGGTTGGAGTTGGGGAAGAAGAGACTGCACATCTGCCACATCCCCGAGTGTGGCAAAGTGTACAAGAAGACCTCTCACCTGAAGGCACATCTACGCTGGCATGCCGGGGAGAGGCCCTTCATCTGTAACTGGCTCTTCTGTGGCAAAAGCTTCACCCGTTCAGACGAGCTACAGCGGCACCTCCGCACACACACTGGGGAGAAGCGGTTTGGGTGCCAGCAGTGCGGCAAGAGGTTCATGAGGAGTGACCACCTCTCCAAACACGTCAAGACCCACCAGACCAGGAAGAGCCGGTCAGGGCAGCCTTCACAGAGCACGGACCCTCTGCTCACCAATATCAAGAGAGAGTAA